Below is a genomic region from Bacteroidota bacterium.
AATACATTTGTCGAAATCAAACAGATGTATATCTATTCTCGTAGACCCTCCGTCGATATTTTTTTTAAAAATATTTATGATGTTGCACATTCGTATCGTATTCATCACACTATATAAAAAAATAGGAGTACATAAAATCTAACAAAACAAAAGACTATTTATGAAAAGAACATTACAACTGATTGCATTTTTGATGTTTTCCATGACAGCAGTTTCATGGGCTCAGAATGTAACAGGTACAGTAAGCGATGCTTCTGATGGAACAACTTTGCCGGGGGTAAATGTTGTTGCAAAGGGAACCTCTGTAGGTGTAACTACAGATTTCGACGGGAATTATGAAATTGAAATGCCGGAAGGTGCTACAATTTTGGAATTCTCATTTATGGGTTATGTAACACAGGCTGTTGATATTTCGGGTAAGACGAATGTTGATGTTGCATTACAGGTAGATGCTAAATCTCTTGATGAGGTTGTTGTGACTGCTTTGGGGATTGAGAAAAAGGCAAAAGGACTTACGTATTCTACTCAACAGGTAAATGGCGACGAGCTAACAAGGACTAAAGATGCAAACATGATGAATACCTTGGCAGGAAAAACTGCAGGGGTTCAGATTACAAGATCATCTTCCGGTGTTGGCGGTTCAACAAAAGTTACTATTAGAGGTAACAAGTCTGCGACCGGAACAAACCAACCTTTATATGTTATAGATGGTATACCGATGATAAACAATTCTGCTGATCAGCCTTCTACTACTTTTGGAGGATCAAACGATGCAGGAGGAAGGGATGCAGGTGATGGTATCTCGAACCTTAATCCTGATGATATTAAAAGCATGAGTGTTTTGAAAGGGCCTGCAGCTGCGGCACTTTATGGATCACAGGCAGCAAATGGAGTTATCGTTATCACTACAAAAAAAGGAGTAAGCGGTAGAACTGATGTAAACTTTTCATCAAACCTTACTTTTGATAATGTAATAACTGTACCTGAATTTCAAAACTCATACGAAGGTGCTTTAGGAGGAAGCAGTTGGGGAGCAAAAACAAATAATTCCGGTTATAATCCGGAAGATTTTTTCCAAACTGGTGTTACTGCCATAAACTCTTTGTCAGTTTCGAAAGGTGGAGAAAAAACACAAACTTACTTCTCTTATGCTAATACAAGTAACAAGGGAGTAGTTGAAAATAGCGGATTAAACAAGCATAATTTTAACATTAGAGCAACAACTAAGTTGTCAGATAAGTTAACAATCGATGGAAATATTAATGCTCTTTCCCAGAAAATGGAAAACCGTCCTGTAGCAGGAGGAATGTACTTTAACCCTCTAACAGGTCTGTATAAATTTGCAAGAGGGAATGATATTTCTGATTACAGAAATAATTATGCTGTTTATAGTACAGATAGAAATATGCCTGTTCAGAACTGGCATTCAGGCTTAGGAGATATGGATCAAAATCCATGGTGGTTAACAAATAAATATTTTTCTACAGATAAGAGAACACGTTTTATAACAAACCTTACTCTGAAGTATGAATTTAACGAGTTTTTAAATATTCAGGCACGTGGAAATATGGATTTTATTTCCGACAGATATGAAAATGGTGCCTGGGCAACTACAGCTCCAGCATTAGCGGGTGAAAATGGAAGATATATACATTTTACCGATCGTCAAACATTACTATATTCTGATGTTTTATTAAACTTTAACAAGACATGGGGCGACGTTGGAGTTGTTGCTTCTGTTGGAACAAGTATCAATGATTATCAGCAGGACGCATTGCGTCAGGATTCACATCCAACTGGTTTGAACATGGCAAATGTGTTTAACATGGCGAATATAACTAACCCTTATGTTGAGGAGACAAAACTTCATACTCAGGAACAATCAGTTTTTGCAACAGCTCAGGTATCTTATAAAGATTATTTGTTCTTTGATGTTACTGCACGTAACGACTGGTCTTCATCTTTGGCATATACAAACAGTATGGAAAGTGGTTTCTTTTACCCATCTGTTGGTTTAACGGCCGTTGTGAGTGATATGATCAAAATGCCGGAATCTGTTTCAATGGTAAAACTTAGAGGAGCATTAAGTTCAGTAGGTAATGATATTCCACCATACGTAAGTAGAAAACAACGAGATATTATCAACGGGAATTTAAATAACGTTCTATACCAGCCATTCGAAGATCTTAAACCTGAAATTACAAATTCACTGGAATTTGGAGGGGAATTTGGCATGTTTGACAACAGAATTAGTTTAGATCTTACATGGTATAAAACAAATACTATTAATCAGTTCTTCCAATTACCGGCGCCTGCAGGATCGGGTTATTCATTCTATTTTGTAAATGCCGGAAATATAGAGAACAAGGGGATAGAAGTTATACTTGGAATCACACCGGTAGCTTCTGAAGATTTTTATTGGAATACTACTTTCAACTATTCTTCAAACAAAAACACAGTACTTGAACTTCATGAAGACCTTCCGGCATTTTCTTTTGGAAACCCGGGAAGTAACTCATATTGGATGCAGATGGAAGAGGGAGGATCGTATGGCGATATTTACGGTATTAAGTTTCAAAGAGACGATGCCGGAAAAATTATGTTCGACAATGAAACCGGTTTACCTTTAAAAGGAACTGATTTCGAATATATCGGGAATCCAAATCCTAAATTTAATATTGGATGGAGTAATTCATTTAACTTCAGAAACTTTAATCTCAACTTCTTAATTGATGCAAGAATAGGAGGAGATGTAATCTCAATAACACAGGCTGAAATAGACTTATATGGAACCTCAAAGGCTTCAGCCGATGCCAGAGATAAAGGTTATGTAATGTTGGAAGGAACAAAAGTAACGGATGTTCAGGGATTCTATGAAACAGTTGGTGGCCGTGCCGGTGTAACTGAGTATTATTCTTATTCGGGAACAAATATCAGACTTAGAGAATTGTCTTTTGGATATACGCTTCCTAAAGAAGTTAGCAAAAAAACAGGGTTTATGAAGGGAGCAAGTTTTTCAATTGTTGCCAGAAACTTATTCTTCCTATACAATGAAGCACCATTCGATCCTGATGCAAGTTACTCAACAGGTAATGGTTTACAAGGTGTTGATGTTTATGGGATGCCGAGTACAAGAAGCATAGGAGCTAATCTTAAAGTTAACTTCTAATTAGAAAAGTTTGATTAGCTAATCAATATAAAATTGAAACTAATGAAGAAAATATTAAAAAATAAATTGAGTATTCTTATTGTTGGCACAGCTACTTTAATGTCGTCGTGTACAAAGAATTTCGAAGAATACAATACAGATTATTCCGGAGTAACCGAAGAGCAGGCTCAATTCGATTACAATCATATTGGGGGATACTTTCCTCAAATGCAACAAATGATTTACAGTAATTATAACTGGGGCTGGGGTACCAACTGGCCTTTTCAAATAATGCAAAATTTAAATGCCGATATTTTTTCGGGATACATGATGACGCCAACTCCTTTTGCCGGGAATATTAATAATACAAACTATGCATTAGTCGATGGGTGGAATGCATCAGCCTGGGATTATACATATTGGTTTATGATGCCCGCATTAAAGTCTGTTGAAGATCTTACAGACAATGATAAGTATTTGCATTTTAATGCCGTGGCAAAAGTGCTAAAAGTTCTTGCTCTTTCAAGGGTTTCTGCTCAGTATGGTCCGGTTATTTATACTCATTATGGGGAAAGTGCTACCGGTGGTGAGTACGATTCAGAACCTGAATTATATAATGCCTTCTTTTCCGATTTAGATATGGCTGATGAAACGCTTAAAAGTTTTGTTGCCGCAAATCCTGATGCTAAACCATTTGCCAGATTTGATAATTTTTTTGGAGGAGATTATGATTTGTGGGCAAAATTTGCCAACTCATTACGATTACGTTTAGCAATGCGAATTTCTAAAGTCAGCCCGGCTCTTGCACAGGAACAAGCCGAGAAAGCGATTGCTAATGGAGTATTTACCGAAGGAGAGATTGCTCAGGTTATTGCTCCCGGTTATACTCATCCTTTAGCCGCAATTAGCGGGTCGTGGGGAGATATTGCAATGAGTGCTGAAATGGAATCAATTCTTACCGGATATAACGATCCTAGAATTTCCAAATTCTTTGCAAATGTTACTGATGAAACAATTACTAATGAATATAAAGGAATTCGTCAGGGTATTGAAATTGATGCTAAAGGAACTTATGGAGGACATTCTTTGGTGAACTTCTCACCTACCGAGCCGGTAGTACTTATGACATCGGCCGAGGTATTCTTTTTAAGAGCAGAAGGAGCTTTGAATGGTTGGAATATGGAAGGAACAGCATCCTCTTTATATGAATCAGGTGTTAATGAGTCATTTTCTCAATGGGGATTGGATGCATCAGATTATCTGGAAAGCGATCTAATGCCTGCAGAATATGTTGATGTGAAGAATTCAACAAATAGTGTTGCATCTGATTCTGAATATATGAATAAAGTTTCTCCGAAATGGGATGATGCGACTGATGATGATATTAAACTTCAGAAAATAATCACTCAAAAATGGATAGCAATGTTCCCCGAAGGAAATGAAGCATGGACTGAGTACCGAAGAACAGGTTATCCGGTTTTGTTCCCATTAGTCATTAATAATAGTCAGGGTGTGATTGATTCTGATAATGGAATTAAGAGATTGAATTTTTCTGTAACAGAGAAAACTAATAATCCTGATGGTTATAACGAAGCAGTTAATAAACTAGGAGGTCCCGACAATGGAGCAACAGCTCTATGGTGGGATGTTGACTAAAACCTTAGTAATTAAATAGTCTTTAATAATACAGTTAGTTATTATTAATAGGAAAAGGGCGTTTATCCAGCGCCCTTTTTAATAAAGTGTTGACTCTATTTACCCGACCGGAGCATTTCACGTTAAATATTTATATACCATTATGAGAAAACTAGTAATCGGCATATTGCTTTTTGCTGTTGCATTTGGCTATGCTCAAAATAAAGGGCGTAGTAGTGATCTGATGCCCTTACCTGCGGCAATTAGTTATGGAGATGGAGCTTATGTATTGAAAAAAGATTTTTCCATAAGTATCGAAGGATATAAATCAGACAGGCTGATAAAATATTCGAACAGAATCCTCAGACGCATTGACAATAAAACTGGTATTTTCTTTGATCAGGGAATTCTTAATAAAGAAAATGTTTCAGGAAATGGGGATGCAGTTGTAAAAGTAAAAAGAAAAGGAAAACTAGAAGTTGGAGAAGATGAATCTTACTCTCTTTCAATTACCGAAAAAGGAGTTGTAATAGATGCAGAAACAGATTTTGGGGCTCAATATGCCTTAGAAACATTATATCAGCTTGTAGATAGCAGGGAAGGGAAATATGTATTACCTCTTATATCGATAAATGATTCTCCCCGTTTTGCATGGAGAGGTATTATGTTTGATGTAGCCCGCCATTTTATGCCCATTGGCGATTTGAAGCGTAATATAGATTTGATGGCATCTGTGAAAATGAATGTTTTTCACTGGCACCTTTCCGATGATCAGGGTTTTAGGGTAGAACTTGATTCACATCCTATACATAAAAAAGGTTCGGATGGTAATTACTATACTAAAGCTCAAATCAGAGATATAGTAAAGTACGCCGGAGACAGAGGTATAAGAGTTATCCCCGAAATAGATGTTCCGGGGCACGGAACAGCAATATTAACTGTATTGCCACAAATTGCAAGTAAGGATACAAGCTATACTCTTGAAAGGAATGCGGGGATTTTTAAACCGGTATTGGATCCGACAAATCCTCTTACCTACGAGGTATTGGACGATGTAATACGAGAAATGACGGAGTTGTTTCCCGATAAGTATTTTCACATTGGCGGAGATGAAACGGAAGGTGAAGATTGGTTGTCAAATCCAAAAATAACCTCCTTTATGAAGGAGAAAAATATAGATAATCCTCATGGGTTACAGGCCTATTTTAATGTTAAACTTTATGATATTTTAAAGAAATACGGTAAGGAAATGATGGGATGGGAGGAAATACAATCAGAATATATCCCAAAAAGCGCACTTATACACTCATGGCGGGGAGTTAATGAAGGTATGAAGGCCGGAGAATCATTAGAGAAAGCTGTTAAAGGCGGTTATCGCGCAATTCTGTCAAATGGCTTTTATATTGATTTGATGCTGCCTGCAAAATCACATTATAACACGAAGTTTGTAGCTGATGATTCTGATCTGACCGATGAGCAGAAAAATATGATTCTCGGGGGAGAGGCCACTATGTGGAGCGAATTAATTACCCCCCTTACCCTTGATTCAAGAGTTTGGCCCAGAGCAGCTGCAATAGCCGAAAAATTTTGGTCGCCTAAGGAAAAAACAAAGGATACTGATGATATGTACCGCCGATTGGACATAGCATCAAACAGACTAGAGATGATAGGTTCTCAGCATATAAGAAATCAGGATGTTATAATTAGAAATATTTCAAACAATACAAATACAGAAGCAATAAAAGTACTTGTTGATGTTTGTGAACCACTGAAAATATATACAAGAAACCCCGGAGGAACAATGTATAAGTCATATTCTCCCTTTACAAAATTTGCTGATGCCTGTGTGGCCGACGCAAAAGGAGCCAGAGAATTTGATGAAGCTGTGAAGAGTTTTATTTCAGAAAAGAATGAAGAAAATATCAGGAAGCTAAAGGATATTTTTGCGATTTGGGAATCGAATCATTCTAAGGTTGAAAAGAGTTTATCAGCTTCTCCAATACTTAATGAAATAGAACAAAAATCCAGGAATCTGAGTAAACTCGGAAGAATTGGATTTAGACTAATCGAGGAAGATAAAATTCCGGTAAAAGATATTGATAATGCTCTGAAGCTGATAGATGAA
It encodes:
- a CDS encoding SusC/RagA family TonB-linked outer membrane protein codes for the protein MKRTLQLIAFLMFSMTAVSWAQNVTGTVSDASDGTTLPGVNVVAKGTSVGVTTDFDGNYEIEMPEGATILEFSFMGYVTQAVDISGKTNVDVALQVDAKSLDEVVVTALGIEKKAKGLTYSTQQVNGDELTRTKDANMMNTLAGKTAGVQITRSSSGVGGSTKVTIRGNKSATGTNQPLYVIDGIPMINNSADQPSTTFGGSNDAGGRDAGDGISNLNPDDIKSMSVLKGPAAAALYGSQAANGVIVITTKKGVSGRTDVNFSSNLTFDNVITVPEFQNSYEGALGGSSWGAKTNNSGYNPEDFFQTGVTAINSLSVSKGGEKTQTYFSYANTSNKGVVENSGLNKHNFNIRATTKLSDKLTIDGNINALSQKMENRPVAGGMYFNPLTGLYKFARGNDISDYRNNYAVYSTDRNMPVQNWHSGLGDMDQNPWWLTNKYFSTDKRTRFITNLTLKYEFNEFLNIQARGNMDFISDRYENGAWATTAPALAGENGRYIHFTDRQTLLYSDVLLNFNKTWGDVGVVASVGTSINDYQQDALRQDSHPTGLNMANVFNMANITNPYVEETKLHTQEQSVFATAQVSYKDYLFFDVTARNDWSSSLAYTNSMESGFFYPSVGLTAVVSDMIKMPESVSMVKLRGALSSVGNDIPPYVSRKQRDIINGNLNNVLYQPFEDLKPEITNSLEFGGEFGMFDNRISLDLTWYKTNTINQFFQLPAPAGSGYSFYFVNAGNIENKGIEVILGITPVASEDFYWNTTFNYSSNKNTVLELHEDLPAFSFGNPGSNSYWMQMEEGGSYGDIYGIKFQRDDAGKIMFDNETGLPLKGTDFEYIGNPNPKFNIGWSNSFNFRNFNLNFLIDARIGGDVISITQAEIDLYGTSKASADARDKGYVMLEGTKVTDVQGFYETVGGRAGVTEYYSYSGTNIRLRELSFGYTLPKEVSKKTGFMKGASFSIVARNLFFLYNEAPFDPDASYSTGNGLQGVDVYGMPSTRSIGANLKVNF
- a CDS encoding RagB/SusD family nutrient uptake outer membrane protein; its protein translation is MKKILKNKLSILIVGTATLMSSCTKNFEEYNTDYSGVTEEQAQFDYNHIGGYFPQMQQMIYSNYNWGWGTNWPFQIMQNLNADIFSGYMMTPTPFAGNINNTNYALVDGWNASAWDYTYWFMMPALKSVEDLTDNDKYLHFNAVAKVLKVLALSRVSAQYGPVIYTHYGESATGGEYDSEPELYNAFFSDLDMADETLKSFVAANPDAKPFARFDNFFGGDYDLWAKFANSLRLRLAMRISKVSPALAQEQAEKAIANGVFTEGEIAQVIAPGYTHPLAAISGSWGDIAMSAEMESILTGYNDPRISKFFANVTDETITNEYKGIRQGIEIDAKGTYGGHSLVNFSPTEPVVLMTSAEVFFLRAEGALNGWNMEGTASSLYESGVNESFSQWGLDASDYLESDLMPAEYVDVKNSTNSVASDSEYMNKVSPKWDDATDDDIKLQKIITQKWIAMFPEGNEAWTEYRRTGYPVLFPLVINNSQGVIDSDNGIKRLNFSVTEKTNNPDGYNEAVNKLGGPDNGATALWWDVD
- a CDS encoding family 20 glycosylhydrolase; protein product: MRKLVIGILLFAVAFGYAQNKGRSSDLMPLPAAISYGDGAYVLKKDFSISIEGYKSDRLIKYSNRILRRIDNKTGIFFDQGILNKENVSGNGDAVVKVKRKGKLEVGEDESYSLSITEKGVVIDAETDFGAQYALETLYQLVDSREGKYVLPLISINDSPRFAWRGIMFDVARHFMPIGDLKRNIDLMASVKMNVFHWHLSDDQGFRVELDSHPIHKKGSDGNYYTKAQIRDIVKYAGDRGIRVIPEIDVPGHGTAILTVLPQIASKDTSYTLERNAGIFKPVLDPTNPLTYEVLDDVIREMTELFPDKYFHIGGDETEGEDWLSNPKITSFMKEKNIDNPHGLQAYFNVKLYDILKKYGKEMMGWEEIQSEYIPKSALIHSWRGVNEGMKAGESLEKAVKGGYRAILSNGFYIDLMLPAKSHYNTKFVADDSDLTDEQKNMILGGEATMWSELITPLTLDSRVWPRAAAIAEKFWSPKEKTKDTDDMYRRLDIASNRLEMIGSQHIRNQDVIIRNISNNTNTEAIKVLVDVCEPLKIYTRNPGGTMYKSYSPFTKFADACVADAKGAREFDEAVKSFISEKNEENIRKLKDIFAIWESNHSKVEKSLSASPILNEIEQKSRNLSKLGRIGFRLIEEDKIPVKDIDNALKLIDEMSREEGGRTELVVTKSMNLFIKSFLR